The nucleotide sequence GCAGGTTGATTTTACAATGGGAGTCATGTAACCTAGCTCATAAACAGATAAATAGCTGAAACCATGCTCTAAAGCTAATGCCTCCCTTCCTAATTCAAAGTACTTGAGATAATGCCCATGCCAAACAATATTCATTGCGTCAACTTCATGAAATCGAATTGGCACTTCGATTTGATTTTTTAATTCAATTAATTTTTTCAAAATAGGTTGTTGTCAGGTTCTTAATACACATTCCTTGGTAACTGGAATATTTGCAAAGGTAGAACACCGAGTCATTGAATAGAATAAAATCTTGGCTTAAAATTACAGGTAGTTTAAACTATCGAGGTGAAAATTAAAAGGATACGAGTAATTAGAAGGATAGATTAAAAAACAACAATTTTAAGGTTACCTTTGCCCTGAATAAAATATATTAAAATGATTCAAGTTGCTGAAAATAAGGCGATTAGTAGTTCTCCAATGGCTTCTATGCAAGAAGGTGGACATGAACAAGTTGTTTATTGTTATGATGAATCGACCGGACTAAAAGCCTTAATTGCTATTCATAATACTGTTTTAGGTCCGGCCTTGGGCGGTACCCGTTTTTGGAATTATAACAATGAAGCCGAAGCTTTGAGGGATGTATTGAGGCTTTCGAGAGGTATGACCTATAAGTCGGCCATTTCGGGTTTGAATTTAGGAGGAGGCAAGGCAGTTATTATTGGGGATTCAAGTAAATTAAAGAATGAGGCTTTGATGCGTCGTTTTGGGAAATTCGTGGATAGTTTGGGTGGAAAGTATATAACTGCAGAGGATGTAGGTGTAGATACAAGAGATATGGAGTTTATTCGAATGGAAACTCGACATGTAACCGGACTGCCCGAGTGGATGGGAGGAGGAGGAAATCCTTCGCCTGTTACTGCCTATGGAGTTTACATGGGTATAAAAGCAAGTGCAAAAATTGCTTATGGAACCGATAATCTGGAAGGAAAAGTAATAGGAGTGCAAGGGATTGGGCATGTGGGAGAAAATGTGGTGATGCATTTAGTAAAAGAAGGAGCCAAGGTATTTATCACTGATATTAATAAGGACAGGATGTATAAGGTAGCATCCTTGCACGGGGTGGAGGCTGTTGAAAATGCCAGTGATTTTCTGAGTCGTCCAATGGACATTTATTCGCCTTGTGCACTTGGAGCAACTGTAAACTCCGATTCCTTATCTGTTTTAAAATGTTCTGTAATAGCAGGTGCTGCCAATAATCAATTAGAGGATGAGAATATTCATGGTCCTCAGTTGGTAGAGAAAGGAATTGTTTACGCTCCTGATTTCGTTATTAATGCCGGTGGAATTATCAATGTTTATTCCGAGTTGCAAGGTTATAACCGGGAAATGGCATTGGCTCAGGCTGAGAAGATTTACGATACCGTTTATCAAATTGTCAAACTTTCTCAAACAGAGAATATTTCCGCTCAAAAAGTTGCCATGAGTTTAGCTCAGCAACGAATAGATCAAATGGCAAAAATCAAACAAACCAGATAATACAGGAATGGCCCGAAAAATTCTAGTCGGAAATTGGAAAATGAATAAAACTCTGGAGGAGGTAAATGCCTTTTTGAATGAGTTGGATCAAAATGGTAACTTGTCAAACGAGCTTGAAATTCCGGTTGAATTAGCCATTGCCCCTGCTTTTCCTTTTCTTTCGATTATTCATTCCAGGCTTCATTCCTATCCAATCCGGTTAGCTGCGCAGAATTGCCATTTTGCCAACAACGGTGCCTATACCGGTGAAGTTTCAGCATCCATGTTACATTCTTTAGGTTGCAAGTATGTCATATTAGGGCATAGTGAAAGAAGAAAGTATTATTCAGAGTCTGATTCAGAAATAAATAAGAAGGTTGCTACGGTGCTAGGACAAGGTCTTTTTCCTATCTTATGTGTTGGTGAAACATTGGAAGAACGGGAAAATGGTGATTATTTTAATATTATTCAGTCTCAGCTTGAGCAAGGTCTCCATGGCATAGGATTTAGTGAAAATATGGTTATAGCCTATGAACCGGTTTGGGCTATTGGAACCGGGAAAAATGCAACTCCGGAACAAGCACAGGAGGTTCATAATTTTATACGTACTATATTGTCTAAAATGTACTTAGGTAAAGGGAAT is from Bacteroidia bacterium and encodes:
- the tpiA gene encoding triose-phosphate isomerase, whose product is MARKILVGNWKMNKTLEEVNAFLNELDQNGNLSNELEIPVELAIAPAFPFLSIIHSRLHSYPIRLAAQNCHFANNGAYTGEVSASMLHSLGCKYVILGHSERRKYYSESDSEINKKVATVLGQGLFPILCVGETLEERENGDYFNIIQSQLEQGLHGIGFSENMVIAYEPVWAIGTGKNATPEQAQEVHNFIRTILSKMYLGKGNTIPLLYGGSCNPGNARELFSCQDIDGGLIGGASLKVNDFLALAKSF
- a CDS encoding leucine dehydrogenase produces the protein MASMQEGGHEQVVYCYDESTGLKALIAIHNTVLGPALGGTRFWNYNNEAEALRDVLRLSRGMTYKSAISGLNLGGGKAVIIGDSSKLKNEALMRRFGKFVDSLGGKYITAEDVGVDTRDMEFIRMETRHVTGLPEWMGGGGNPSPVTAYGVYMGIKASAKIAYGTDNLEGKVIGVQGIGHVGENVVMHLVKEGAKVFITDINKDRMYKVASLHGVEAVENASDFLSRPMDIYSPCALGATVNSDSLSVLKCSVIAGAANNQLEDENIHGPQLVEKGIVYAPDFVINAGGIINVYSELQGYNREMALAQAEKIYDTVYQIVKLSQTENISAQKVAMSLAQQRIDQMAKIKQTR
- a CDS encoding acyl-CoA thioesterase is translated as MKKLIELKNQIEVPIRFHEVDAMNIVWHGHYLKYFELGREALALEHGFSYLSVYELGYMTPIVKSTCEHKSSLTYGDVAIIETTWTETHSAKLVFTYKIFKKSDFTLCAKG